The proteins below are encoded in one region of Deltaproteobacteria bacterium:
- a CDS encoding YkgJ family cysteine cluster protein — MKAFECKMCGDCCYGEGGIRLEPGEVAAISRYLGMSSEAFQAEYCEIRNGRLYIKSGEDGYCIFHDPEGQCLIHPVNPLPCSLWPFYDALLMDREAWKEAQEACPGINPRCSYKGFVEQGRKIKRLD, encoded by the coding sequence ATGAAAGCATTCGAGTGTAAGATGTGCGGCGATTGTTGTTACGGGGAGGGAGGAATCCGCCTGGAGCCCGGGGAGGTTGCGGCCATCTCCCGCTATCTGGGCATGAGTTCTGAGGCGTTTCAGGCGGAATATTGCGAAATACGAAACGGGCGCCTGTATATAAAGAGCGGTGAGGACGGCTACTGTATTTTTCATGACCCTGAAGGGCAGTGTCTCATCCACCCCGTAAACCCCCTTCCCTGTTCCCTTTGGCCTTTTTACGACGCCCTCTTGATGGACCGGGAGGCATGGAAAGAGGCCCAGGAGGCCTGCCCAGGGATCAACCCACGGTGCTCCTACAAAGGCTTCGTCGAGCAGGGGCGGAAGATAAAGCGCCTCGATTGA